A stretch of Nilaparvata lugens isolate BPH chromosome 12, ASM1435652v1, whole genome shotgun sequence DNA encodes these proteins:
- the LOC111061458 gene encoding uncharacterized protein LOC111061458: protein MRNTNITTADDNTCGRHSPVRPKTPPLSGDSTASPHPPAPLLHQEVRRPDSGDVITPRADMPALRNARVSVRRRLFIEHQDCGDSSMNLNNSSQDVACGRKLSQDGLTQERRESDERQHPESKQCGSLESSLDRCGDSSQNLNRSQNPESEQGESTEFSQNVKPDGIAVLSRGSCDESSQLESIHDGITELSHIESHRVSNSKTGGSIVDGIAVSSQGGCVKLDQAETDESIEILSQSKLNQTEADESNEGESQDKRFKMDESS from the exons ACGACACTCTCCAGTAAGGCCCAAAACACCGCCATTGAGTGGAGACAGTACAGCCTCGCCTCACCCGCCAGCTCCACTGCTCCACCAGGAGGTGAGGAGGCCAGACAGTGGTGACGTCATCACACCACGAGCAGACATGCCCGCGCTCAGGAACGCGCGTGTGTCGGTGCGACGGAGGCTCTTCATTGAACATCAG GACTGTGGTGATAGTAGTATGAACCTAAATAATAGTAGCCAGGATGTGGCGTGTGGAAGGAAGTTGAGTCAAGATGGATTGACTCAGGAAAGACGTGAGTCAGATGAGCGTCAGCATCCCGAGTCAAAACAGTGTGGATCTCTTGAATCGAGTCTGGACAGATGTGGTGACTCGAGTCAAAACTTGAATCGGAGTCAGAATCCTGAATCAGAACAGGGTGAATCAACTGAATTTAGTCAAAATGTGAAACCAGATGGGATTGCGGTATTGAGTCGAGGTAGTTGTGATGAGTCGAGTCAGCTAGAGTCAATCCATGATGGGATCACGGAACTGAGTCACATTGAATCTCATAGAGTGAGTAATTCCAAGACTGGTGGGTCAATTGTGGATGGGATTGCGGTTTCAAGCCAAGGTGGATGTGTTAAGCTGGATCAAGCTGAGACTGATGAATCAATTGAGATATTGAGTCAAAGTAAGTTGAATCAAACAGAAGCTGATGAGTCAAATGAGGGTGAGAGTCAGGATAAACGTTTCAAAATGGATGAAAGCAGTTAA